In the genome of Leeuwenhoekiella sp. MAR_2009_132, one region contains:
- a CDS encoding lipid-A-disaccharide synthase N-terminal domain-containing protein: MSSPYWIYSIGFFAQLMFSGRLVIQWFLSEKQKRVLTPSTFWWLSLGASFLLFVYGYLRDDFAIMLGQTLTYFIYIRNLQLQGQWLKSPKAIRLFLLVFPLIIVIYGYNNGHYDLDKLFKNDDIPLWLLLLGSVAQLIFTLRFIYQWIYSERKKKSTLPLGFWLLSLIGGILILIYAWFRRDPVLLVGHVMGVFIYFRNMRLAIGIDKE; the protein is encoded by the coding sequence ATGAGTAGTCCCTACTGGATTTATAGCATTGGTTTTTTTGCACAACTTATGTTTTCGGGTAGATTGGTTATTCAATGGTTTTTATCTGAAAAACAAAAGCGTGTATTAACACCATCTACATTCTGGTGGTTGAGTCTGGGTGCTTCTTTTTTACTTTTTGTTTATGGTTATTTGCGTGATGATTTTGCAATAATGCTAGGCCAGACACTTACTTATTTTATTTATATACGGAATTTACAACTGCAAGGACAGTGGCTAAAGTCACCAAAAGCGATACGGTTGTTCTTACTCGTTTTTCCTCTTATAATAGTGATTTACGGGTATAATAACGGGCATTACGATTTAGATAAACTCTTTAAAAATGATGATATACCCTTGTGGTTATTACTTCTGGGGAGTGTCGCACAGCTCATTTTTACACTGCGATTTATCTACCAATGGATTTATTCTGAACGAAAGAAAAAATCAACCTTACCTTTAGGTTTCTGGCTACTTAGTCTCATAGGCGGAATACTTATTTTAATCTATGCCTGGTTTAGAAGAGATCCGGTTTTACTGGTGGGGCATGTGATGGGCGTTTTTATATATTTCAGAAATATGCGTCTCGCAATAGGAATTGATAAAGAATGA
- a CDS encoding glycosyltransferase, translating to MSYRLTVVVPVYNEEDNLLRVEQVFKDYFKIATVPTQVLFVNDGSKDKSQQLIEQICNRSEGFKYISFAQNCGLSAAIKAGFDYTTTPLVGYIDSDLQTTPEDFNTLIPFIGEYDLVTGHRADRKDSFVKNMSSTIANNIRRAFTHDGMDDTGCPLKIIKTEYAQRIPMFRGLHRFLPAMIMLQNGKTIQVPIRHFPRVAGTANFGVWNRLLGPLMDCFAYLWMKKKYINYTVAKKSYE from the coding sequence ATGTCTTATAGATTAACCGTAGTGGTTCCTGTTTATAATGAAGAAGATAACTTACTTCGTGTAGAACAGGTATTTAAGGATTATTTTAAAATTGCGACAGTACCTACTCAGGTACTTTTTGTTAATGATGGTTCTAAAGATAAAAGCCAGCAACTTATAGAGCAAATTTGTAATAGAAGTGAAGGTTTTAAATATATTTCATTTGCTCAAAATTGTGGTTTGAGTGCAGCTATTAAAGCTGGGTTTGATTATACTACCACACCACTTGTAGGATATATTGATAGTGATTTACAGACGACGCCAGAAGATTTTAATACGTTAATCCCTTTTATAGGTGAATACGATCTAGTGACCGGGCATCGTGCAGATCGCAAAGATTCTTTTGTTAAGAATATGTCGAGTACAATTGCAAATAACATACGTAGAGCATTTACACACGATGGGATGGACGATACCGGTTGCCCATTAAAAATAATTAAAACTGAATACGCACAGCGCATTCCTATGTTTAGAGGACTTCATCGATTTCTACCTGCTATGATAATGCTTCAAAACGGTAAAACGATACAAGTACCTATACGACATTTTCCACGAGTTGCCGGTACCGCAAATTTTGGAGTTTGGAATAGGCTCTTAGGACCATTAATGGATTGTTTTGCTTATTTATGGATGAAGAAAAAGTATATCAATTATACAGTAGCTAAAAAATCATATGAGTAG
- a CDS encoding gliding motility-associated C-terminal domain-containing protein, which produces MNFVARFSLIIFAYFVVPNIYCQVTAIPDSNFEQDLIAQGYDTNGLNGNILDADAAAVIAYTTGRNDITDFTGLEAFVNIENINTNSNLYSTIPLNTLTRLTEFRFSNNQLITNLDFSNNPNLKILNITASIRTPIPTITTLDLSNNLFLERVNISVFASITSLTFPITPTLVDIDVAQLSVPVFDLSKLEGDVDFRIIGSRVDTKIIYPTNPTALKKLELSSINFPQVDASSQIGLERLGIFSCDIEDLILPETNTLNYITIWGHKFTSLLDFSIVPQLTDLDIRSNNGNVPLRVNLRDNLELTDLNFTGDLMSELDISQNSKLRTLRLYNNLFTDIDITNNPVITTFDGYDNLLTDIDLTKNLYLKYLNISQNKIPNLDVKLNTELNSLNISKNLFVGSGIDLTQNTELSSLDVSYNQIERLDITQNIKLSRLNISHNLFPGNDILNQFATIVANTGRLNGSLIANNNLLSGPIPDFYGLYDPAVQTRRFQLYINDNEFHFGDFEDQHFGLVDLTTTQSIGPSPDVVIQNYEYAPQAKVNPIENYTPNPGDNLTLTTTVRGSQNHYKWFKDGIELPDAPDSPNLVLENINSCDAGVYYSEITSDLVPFENSNPPGTNGKNLLLVRNDITLTLNYTEQCSALLNPADGAVNVTRNPTITWQDRLAACSYILNVGTTSGGGQILNDIEVVDANFYQFVNNLPANTEFFVKVTPVYASGPITNTCTIRSFTTNTTQLDIPTCTNLIAPSDNSADVAVDTNLSWTPITNATGYFLTIGTFPGGGDILPKTDVGNSTTFNPATNFANDTSIFITINPYNADGENLGCNSEQFRTERAATLQPPSCTSLTSPLNGATDVAVETDLSWNAAPTATSYLLSVGTTAGATDILNEFSVTTTTYDLPNNLPENTQIFVTIVPVNSAGNATGCIEESFTTETVLQPPSCTSLTSPLNGATDVAVETDLSWNAVPTATSYLLSVGTTAGATDILNEFSVTTTTYDLPNNLPENTQIFVTIVPVNAAGSATGCSEESFTTQTVLQPPSCTSLISPLDGETDVAVETDLSWNAVPTATSYLLSVGTTTGGTDILDAVSVTGITYNIANNLPENTIVFVRIIPVNAAGNATGCIEESFTTETVLQPPSCTSLTSPLNGATGVAVETDLSWNAAPTATSYLLYVGTTAGATDILNEFSVTTTTYDFPNNLPENTQIFVTIVPVNAAGRATGCIEESFTTETLLQPPSCTSLTSPLNGATNVALETDLSWNAVPTATSYLLSVGTTTGGTDILDAVSVTGITYNIANNLPENTMVFVRIIPVNSAGNATDCIEESFTTETVLQPPSCTSLTSPLDGETDVAVETDLNWNTAPTATSYLLSVGTTAGGSQILDAVSVTGTTYNLINDLPENTTVFVRITPVNSAGNATGCIEESFTTITSIVPHKLRYGISPDGDGINEFWEIEQITDYPENLVQVFNRWGDLVFETINYDNINNVFRGIANRKTNMGANMLPEGTYFFRIDLKGGTEPQLIEGFIVLKR; this is translated from the coding sequence TTGAACTTTGTTGCGCGTTTTTCTCTAATAATATTCGCATATTTTGTCGTCCCAAATATTTACTGTCAGGTTACTGCAATACCTGATTCAAATTTTGAACAGGATCTCATTGCCCAGGGATACGATACTAACGGACTCAATGGCAACATTCTTGATGCAGATGCCGCTGCCGTAATTGCTTATACCACCGGCCGTAATGACATTACAGACTTTACAGGATTAGAAGCATTTGTGAATATTGAAAATATAAACACAAATTCAAACTTATACTCCACAATTCCCTTAAATACACTTACCCGGCTAACTGAGTTTAGATTCTCAAATAATCAACTTATAACAAACTTAGATTTTTCAAATAATCCTAATCTTAAAATTTTAAATATAACAGCTAGTATTAGAACCCCAATTCCTACGATTACTACACTAGATTTATCTAATAATTTATTTTTAGAACGAGTAAATATTTCAGTTTTTGCAAGTATAACTTCATTAACTTTCCCCATAACACCTACTCTGGTTGACATTGATGTCGCTCAGTTAAGTGTTCCTGTATTTGATTTATCAAAATTAGAAGGTGATGTAGATTTTAGAATTATAGGGAGTAGAGTTGATACTAAAATTATTTACCCTACAAATCCTACAGCACTTAAAAAACTTGAGTTAAGCAGTATCAATTTTCCGCAAGTAGATGCCTCTTCTCAAATAGGTCTAGAACGTTTAGGAATATTTTCTTGCGATATTGAAGATCTTATTTTACCCGAAACAAATACGCTAAACTACATAACTATTTGGGGACACAAATTTACCTCCTTATTAGACTTTTCTATTGTTCCCCAACTTACAGATCTTGATATTAGATCTAATAATGGTAATGTACCACTTAGGGTTAATCTTAGAGATAATTTAGAACTTACAGATCTCAATTTTACCGGAGACTTAATGTCTGAATTAGATATTTCTCAAAATTCTAAATTACGTACCCTACGATTGTACAATAACTTATTTACTGATATAGATATAACAAATAATCCGGTTATAACCACTTTTGATGGTTACGACAACTTACTTACAGATATAGATTTGACAAAAAATTTATATCTCAAATACTTAAACATATCTCAAAACAAGATTCCCAATTTAGACGTTAAACTCAACACTGAACTTAATAGTCTTAATATTTCAAAAAATCTTTTTGTAGGTTCTGGTATTGACCTTACTCAAAATACTGAACTATCTTCTTTAGATGTTTCCTATAATCAAATCGAACGTTTAGACATAACCCAGAATATTAAACTTTCTCGTCTTAATATTTCACACAATCTTTTTCCAGGTAACGATATTCTAAATCAGTTTGCTACAATTGTTGCAAATACAGGTAGATTAAATGGTTCGCTAATAGCTAATAACAACTTACTTTCCGGGCCAATTCCAGATTTTTACGGCTTGTATGATCCCGCCGTTCAAACAAGACGGTTTCAACTGTATATTAATGATAATGAATTCCATTTTGGCGATTTTGAAGATCAGCATTTTGGCCTCGTTGATTTAACAACAACTCAATCTATAGGACCTTCGCCAGATGTTGTTATTCAAAACTATGAGTATGCCCCACAGGCAAAAGTGAACCCCATTGAAAATTATACCCCAAATCCGGGTGATAACCTTACACTCACTACAACCGTAAGAGGTTCTCAAAACCATTATAAGTGGTTTAAAGATGGGATTGAACTTCCTGATGCACCAGACAGCCCTAATCTGGTTTTAGAAAATATCAACTCCTGTGATGCCGGGGTTTATTATTCTGAAATCACAAGCGATCTGGTTCCCTTTGAAAATTCGAATCCGCCGGGTACTAACGGTAAAAATTTGCTTCTAGTGCGTAATGACATTACACTTACTTTAAATTACACAGAGCAATGTTCGGCATTATTAAATCCTGCTGATGGTGCTGTGAATGTTACCCGAAACCCCACAATAACCTGGCAAGATAGACTTGCTGCGTGCAGTTATATTTTAAATGTGGGAACAACTAGTGGTGGCGGTCAGATTCTAAATGATATTGAAGTTGTTGACGCAAATTTTTATCAGTTTGTAAACAATTTGCCTGCTAATACAGAGTTTTTTGTAAAAGTTACTCCGGTTTATGCCAGCGGCCCGATAACTAATACGTGCACTATACGCTCCTTTACTACAAACACCACCCAACTTGATATTCCTACTTGTACTAACCTCATCGCTCCGTCAGATAATAGTGCTGATGTGGCAGTTGACACCAATCTTAGCTGGACACCCATTACTAACGCAACCGGTTATTTTCTCACAATAGGTACGTTTCCCGGTGGTGGGGATATACTTCCAAAAACTGATGTAGGAAACTCAACAACTTTTAACCCTGCAACAAACTTTGCGAATGACACTTCGATTTTTATTACTATAAATCCGTACAATGCAGATGGTGAAAATCTAGGTTGTAATTCTGAACAGTTTAGAACCGAACGTGCAGCAACTTTACAGCCGCCTTCCTGCACTTCCTTGACGAGTCCACTTAATGGTGCGACTGACGTCGCTGTAGAGACCGATTTAAGCTGGAATGCTGCACCAACTGCAACCAGTTATCTGCTTTCTGTAGGCACCACAGCTGGAGCAACTGATATTTTAAACGAATTTTCAGTAACTACAACAACTTATGATTTACCAAATAATCTGCCCGAAAATACACAGATCTTTGTGACTATCGTACCTGTAAATTCCGCAGGAAATGCAACAGGTTGTATCGAAGAATCATTTACTACTGAAACTGTTTTACAGCCGCCTTCCTGCACTTCGTTGACGAGTCCACTTAATGGTGCAACTGATGTTGCTGTAGAGACCGATTTAAGCTGGAATGCTGTACCTACTGCCACTAGTTATTTGCTTTCTGTAGGTACAACAGCTGGAGCAACTGATATTTTAAACGAATTTTCAGTAACTACAACAACATATGACTTACCAAATAATCTGCCCGAAAATACACAGATCTTTGTGACTATCGTACCTGTGAATGCCGCAGGTAGTGCAACAGGATGTAGCGAAGAATCATTCACGACTCAAACTGTTTTACAGCCGCCTTCCTGCACTTCCCTGATAAGTCCGCTTGATGGGGAAACTGATGTTGCTGTAGAAACCGATTTAAGCTGGAATGCTGTACCAACTGCGACTAGTTACTTGCTTTCTGTAGGAACAACAACCGGCGGAACTGATATTTTAGATGCTGTGTCAGTTACAGGTATCACTTACAATATAGCGAACAATCTTCCTGAAAACACAATTGTTTTTGTGCGTATTATACCTGTGAATGCTGCAGGTAATGCGACAGGTTGTATCGAAGAATCATTTACTACTGAAACTGTTTTACAGCCGCCTTCTTGCACTTCGTTGACGAGTCCGCTTAATGGTGCAACTGGTGTTGCTGTAGAGACCGATTTAAGCTGGAATGCTGCGCCAACTGCAACCAGTTATCTGCTTTATGTAGGCACCACAGCTGGAGCAACTGATATTCTAAATGAATTTTCAGTAACTACAACTACTTATGATTTTCCAAATAATCTGCCCGAAAATACGCAGATCTTTGTGACTATCGTACCTGTGAATGCCGCAGGTAGAGCAACGGGTTGTATTGAAGAATCATTCACGACTGAAACTCTTTTACAGCCGCCTTCTTGCACTTCGTTGACGAGTCCGCTTAATGGTGCAACTAATGTTGCTTTAGAGACCGATTTAAGCTGGAATGCTGTACCTACTGCCACTAGTTACTTGCTTTCTGTAGGAACAACAACCGGCGGAACTGATATTTTAGATGCTGTTTCAGTTACAGGTATCACTTACAATATAGCGAACAATCTTCCTGAAAACACTATGGTTTTTGTGCGTATTATACCTGTAAATTCCGCAGGAAATGCAACAGATTGTATCGAAGAATCATTTACTACTGAAACTGTTTTACAGCCGCCTTCCTGCACTTCGTTGACGAGTCCGCTTGATGGGGAAACTGATGTTGCTGTAGAAACCGATTTAAACTGGAATACTGCACCAACTGCAACCAGTTATCTGCTTTCTGTAGGTACCACAGCAGGTGGATCTCAAATTTTAGATGCTGTTTCAGTTACAGGTACCACCTATAATCTAATAAACGACCTTCCTGAAAACACAACGGTTTTCGTACGTATTACACCTGTAAATTCCGCAGGAAATGCAACAGGTTGTATCGAAGAATCATTTACTACCATCACTTCAATCGTACCTCATAAGTTACGCTATGGCATTTCGCCAGATGGAGATGGCATTAATGAGTTTTGGGAAATAGAACAAATCACAGATTATCCTGAGAATTTAGTACAGGTATTTAATCGCTGGGGAGATCTTGTTTTTGAGACCATTAATTATGACAATATCAATAATGTCTTTAGAGGTATTGCCAACCGTAAAACGAATATGGGAGCAAATATGCTACCTGAAGGCACTTATTTTTTTAGAATAGATTTAAAGGGAGGTACAGAACCTCAACTCATTGAGGGCTTTATAGTCTTAAAACGTTAA
- a CDS encoding PorP/SprF family type IX secretion system membrane protein, which produces MGFKKLLILSVFLLTVCKTLLGQQQPVFSEYNYNTLLLNPAHAGYYENSEFTLSNQSSFSGIDGAPSTFNATANLTLNNERVGLGAGFLRDEIGVSSVTSAFASYAYKLYFGLQAAAPRFHNFNPNVISFGITAGVFNYNENLLELGISEDPNFQQNISGTIPTLGIGILFNRNNLYAGISAPNLLGNSLAPDDAITINTAAYAYAGYRIYTGVFNELEIKPNFLIRYESGAPLSVDLNAIVNYKNKIELGAGYRTSSAVNAIAGVYLFEHFRILYNYTMPLMSSPLPSTHGLVLSYRLGEGYTK; this is translated from the coding sequence ATGGGATTTAAAAAATTATTAATTCTTAGTGTCTTTTTATTGACAGTTTGTAAAACACTTCTGGGTCAGCAGCAACCGGTATTTTCTGAATACAATTACAATACCTTGCTTTTAAATCCTGCTCATGCAGGATATTACGAAAACTCAGAATTTACACTATCTAATCAAAGTAGTTTTAGCGGTATTGATGGTGCACCATCTACTTTTAACGCAACCGCAAACTTGACTTTAAACAATGAACGCGTAGGTTTAGGGGCAGGTTTCTTACGAGATGAAATAGGTGTAAGTTCAGTAACTAGTGCGTTTGCCTCTTATGCTTACAAACTCTATTTTGGTTTACAAGCTGCTGCTCCACGGTTTCACAATTTTAACCCTAATGTAATTTCTTTTGGGATTACTGCGGGAGTATTTAACTATAACGAAAATCTACTAGAATTAGGGATTTCTGAAGACCCCAATTTTCAGCAAAATATCTCAGGAACTATACCTACTTTAGGAATAGGAATTCTTTTTAATCGGAATAACTTATATGCTGGTATATCTGCTCCTAATTTGTTAGGCAATTCACTTGCTCCAGATGATGCCATTACTATAAATACAGCCGCATACGCATATGCAGGATATCGAATTTATACCGGAGTTTTTAATGAATTAGAGATTAAACCAAATTTTTTAATTCGTTATGAATCTGGCGCACCCTTATCTGTAGATCTTAATGCGATTGTTAATTATAAAAATAAGATAGAATTAGGAGCAGGATATCGAACTTCTTCTGCAGTTAATGCAATCGCAGGTGTATATCTTTTTGAACATTTTAGAATTTTATATAACTACACAATGCCTTTGATGAGCTCGCCACTGCCCAGTACTCATGGTCTGGTATTGAGCTATAGATTAGGTGAAGGTTATACAAAATAA
- the speB gene encoding agmatinase, with protein MNTTKNYAGIPDEFAKLETSKIVLIPVPYDGTSTWGKGADKGPQAFLEASENMETYDIETNTEVYQQGIYLAPAITENSSPEALVAQVHKVTKDFIKRNKFVTLFGGEHSVSIGAIRAFNELFDNLTVIQIDAHADLRQEYMGSTCNHACAMYEASQTTNLIQVGIRSMDVLEKTVMDEDKTFFAHEMVQDEYWVDNVIDLCTENVFITFDLDGLDPSIMPSTGTPEPGGLFWYETMDFLKRVFAEKNVVGFDLMELCPNPNDNSSDFLAAKLYYKMLSYKFEGQDVEENYDNSYVAKPSKGNVNKFDLNDDED; from the coding sequence ATGAATACAACTAAAAATTATGCCGGCATCCCTGATGAATTTGCCAAACTTGAAACTTCAAAAATAGTACTCATTCCCGTACCTTATGATGGTACGAGTACCTGGGGTAAAGGAGCAGATAAAGGGCCTCAAGCCTTTTTAGAAGCCTCTGAAAATATGGAGACTTACGATATTGAAACCAATACAGAGGTGTATCAGCAAGGTATTTATTTAGCTCCGGCAATTACAGAGAACAGTTCTCCAGAAGCACTTGTGGCTCAAGTGCATAAAGTGACTAAAGATTTTATAAAGCGCAACAAATTTGTAACCCTTTTTGGTGGAGAACATTCTGTTTCAATAGGAGCAATTCGCGCTTTTAATGAGCTTTTTGATAACCTTACCGTTATTCAAATAGATGCGCACGCAGATTTGAGACAAGAGTATATGGGTAGTACCTGTAATCATGCTTGTGCTATGTATGAAGCAAGCCAGACTACAAACCTTATTCAAGTAGGAATACGTAGTATGGACGTTCTGGAGAAAACCGTAATGGATGAGGATAAAACCTTCTTTGCTCACGAGATGGTGCAGGATGAGTACTGGGTTGATAATGTTATAGACCTGTGTACAGAAAATGTTTTTATCACTTTTGATCTAGATGGTTTAGACCCTTCAATTATGCCTTCTACAGGCACACCAGAACCGGGAGGTTTATTTTGGTACGAAACAATGGATTTCTTAAAGCGTGTTTTTGCTGAGAAAAACGTGGTAGGGTTTGATCTTATGGAACTTTGCCCAAATCCTAATGATAATTCTTCAGACTTTTTAGCAGCAAAATTGTATTACAAAATGCTAAGCTACAAATTTGAAGGACAGGATGTAGAAGAGAATTACGATAATAGTTATGTTGCTAAACCTAGTAAGGGTAATGTAAATAAATTTGATTTAAATGACGATGAAGACTAA
- a CDS encoding deoxyhypusine synthase family protein translates to MKTKGAISQFIEKYYLHFNSASVVDAAKAYEEQLNNGAKMLVSLAGAMSTAEIGKIFAEMIRQDKVQIISCTGANLEEDIMNLVAHSHYKRVPNYRDLTAQDEWDLLEKGLNRVTDTCIPEEEAFRRLQKHIHKIWKDADDAGERYLPHEYMYKMLLSGVLEEYYEIDLKDSWMYAAAEKNLPIICPGWEDSTMGNIFASYVLKGELKATTMKSGIEYMTFLADWYTNNSEKGIGFFQIGGGIAGDFPICVVPMLYQDMEREDTPFWSYFCQISDSTTSYGSYSGAVPNEKITWGKLDINTPKFIIESDATIVAPLIFAYLLDM, encoded by the coding sequence ATGAAGACTAAGGGAGCAATCTCTCAATTTATAGAAAAATATTATTTGCACTTTAACTCAGCTTCAGTAGTTGACGCTGCAAAAGCTTATGAAGAGCAATTAAACAATGGTGCAAAAATGCTTGTTTCTCTTGCGGGAGCAATGAGTACTGCAGAAATTGGTAAAATATTTGCCGAGATGATTCGCCAGGATAAAGTTCAGATTATATCGTGTACAGGTGCAAACCTTGAAGAAGATATTATGAACCTGGTTGCTCATTCTCATTATAAGCGTGTTCCTAATTACCGCGATTTGACCGCTCAGGACGAGTGGGATTTATTAGAAAAAGGCCTAAACCGTGTTACAGATACGTGTATTCCTGAAGAAGAAGCTTTTAGAAGATTACAAAAGCACATTCATAAAATTTGGAAAGATGCAGATGATGCAGGTGAGCGCTATTTGCCGCATGAGTATATGTATAAAATGCTCTTGAGTGGTGTGCTTGAAGAGTACTATGAGATAGATCTTAAAGATTCCTGGATGTACGCAGCTGCAGAAAAGAACCTTCCTATTATCTGCCCGGGTTGGGAAGATAGTACGATGGGTAACATATTTGCGTCTTACGTTCTTAAAGGAGAGCTTAAAGCTACAACTATGAAGTCTGGAATCGAGTATATGACTTTCCTTGCAGACTGGTACACTAACAACAGCGAGAAGGGTATAGGTTTCTTTCAAATAGGTGGTGGTATAGCAGGAGATTTCCCAATCTGCGTGGTACCTATGTTATATCAGGATATGGAGCGTGAGGATACCCCGTTCTGGAGTTACTTCTGTCAGATTTCAGATTCTACGACCAGTTACGGATCGTACTCAGGAGCTGTACCTAATGAGAAAATTACGTGGGGTAAACTTGATATTAATACACCAAAGTTTATAATTGAAAGCGATGCGACAATTGTGGCTCCGCTTATTTTTGCATACTTGCTAGATATGTAA
- a CDS encoding ArnT family glycosyltransferase, which produces MKIHQRYYPFILIAVCLFLFYPHLDVLYANIMEARNFNTAREMLHYDNWVFTTMNGEARYEKPPLPTWLSAFSAAIFGITKLWALRLPSAIITTLMVLFSYAFSKKRLKLVPKQAFYASLILATSFYVLFAGRNGTWDIFAHSFMLAGIYFLFQFFTVTQRLYKNAVLAGLFIGLSFMSKGPVSHFALLLPFLIAYIWVYKIRSYKNRIVPFSLLVGVALALSSWWALTIYFGDADTAATIADKEAAAWANHNTRSFFYYWSFFTQSGIWTIPAFISLLYPYLKTRVSDLKTYRFTLIWTLAAVILLSVIPEKKSRYLLPVLIPLALNTSYYIEYLVRKFSELRDKRETYPVYFNFGVVAFVAILAGPIVLYFFADTFTGSMWIWFAFLQISILITAFFIVRSLRSKNIENAFYGVVIFSCALLTFGFPLVKATYTNEDYAMLAPKIESLKADGKPVFLFENGSPELIWDLGQRLPVIKTSGSLVLPESSTFYVIIEKGQEQLVKGELKGFNLTLDKCFDGNITSKKDRNYKTRRIGCIYSVTAR; this is translated from the coding sequence ATGAAAATTCATCAACGATATTACCCCTTTATATTAATAGCAGTCTGTCTGTTTTTGTTTTACCCGCATCTCGATGTGTTGTATGCTAATATTATGGAAGCCCGTAATTTTAATACGGCCCGAGAAATGTTGCATTACGATAATTGGGTATTTACAACGATGAATGGCGAAGCTCGCTATGAAAAACCACCTTTGCCTACGTGGTTAAGTGCATTCTCTGCGGCAATTTTTGGGATCACAAAATTATGGGCATTGCGACTGCCCTCTGCAATTATTACAACCTTAATGGTGCTTTTTAGTTACGCATTTTCTAAGAAGCGTTTAAAGCTAGTGCCTAAACAAGCATTCTACGCATCTTTAATTTTAGCAACTTCATTTTATGTGTTATTTGCTGGGCGCAACGGTACCTGGGATATTTTTGCACATTCCTTTATGCTGGCGGGTATTTATTTCCTTTTTCAGTTTTTTACAGTTACGCAGCGGCTATATAAAAACGCTGTTCTGGCAGGATTATTTATTGGCTTATCTTTTATGAGTAAAGGGCCTGTAAGTCACTTTGCATTATTATTACCCTTTTTAATTGCATATATCTGGGTTTATAAAATTAGGTCTTATAAAAATCGTATAGTGCCTTTTAGTTTGTTAGTAGGTGTTGCCCTGGCATTGAGTTCGTGGTGGGCACTTACTATTTATTTTGGAGATGCAGATACAGCAGCTACTATAGCAGATAAGGAAGCTGCTGCCTGGGCAAATCACAATACACGTTCGTTCTTTTACTATTGGAGTTTTTTTACGCAAAGCGGAATTTGGACAATCCCTGCATTTATCAGTTTACTTTATCCATATTTAAAAACGCGGGTGTCAGATTTAAAAACGTATCGCTTCACATTAATTTGGACGCTTGCAGCGGTGATTTTACTTTCGGTAATACCAGAAAAAAAATCGAGATATCTACTACCTGTTTTAATTCCACTTGCATTAAATACCAGTTATTATATAGAATATCTGGTTAGAAAATTTAGTGAGTTACGCGATAAACGAGAGACCTATCCCGTATATTTTAATTTTGGAGTTGTAGCATTTGTGGCCATACTTGCCGGTCCTATAGTCCTGTATTTTTTTGCAGATACTTTCACGGGGTCTATGTGGATCTGGTTTGCCTTCCTTCAAATTTCAATACTAATTACCGCGTTCTTCATCGTCCGCAGTTTACGATCTAAAAATATTGAAAATGCATTTTACGGAGTAGTAATCTTTTCCTGTGCACTTCTTACTTTTGGTTTTCCATTAGTAAAGGCTACGTATACTAATGAAGATTATGCAATGCTTGCGCCAAAAATAGAATCCCTTAAGGCTGATGGCAAACCGGTATTTTTATTTGAAAATGGGTCTCCAGAACTCATTTGGGATTTAGGACAGCGGCTACCTGTAATTAAGACCTCTGGAAGCCTTGTCTTGCCTGAGTCATCTACATTCTACGTAATTATAGAAAAAGGGCAGGAGCAGCTTGTAAAAGGGGAATTGAAGGGTTTTAATTTGACTTTAGACAAGTGTTTTGACGGAAATATTACTTCAAAAAAAGATCGTAATTACAAAACACGTAGAATAGGTTGTATATATAGCGTAACAGCTAGATAA